A region from the Salvia splendens isolate huo1 chromosome 15, SspV2, whole genome shotgun sequence genome encodes:
- the LOC121767587 gene encoding E3 ubiquitin ligase BIG BROTHER-related-like translates to MDEERRKRTKRTTLDQLEEGRVFPAVLETIESAGDEEAAETCSSSSGEEFEYSDDDFLYGSINSGVDYWEDDSYYSDGEIEEDDVDPDQLSYEELIALGEMVGVENKGLSEDEITKYLRPLTCNSTSNLIIDRCVICQVEYEVGENLVSLQCDHLYHSECISKWLQINKICPICNNEVCTATSSNEKSSV, encoded by the exons ATGGACGAGGAAAGAAGGAAAAGAACCAAGAGAACTACATTGGATCAACTTGAAGAG ggAAGAGTTTTCCCGGCAGTGCTGGAAACTATAGAAAGCGCGGGCGATGAAGAAGCCGCCGAGACGTGTTCTTCTAGCTCTGGTGAAGAGTTTGAATATAGCGATGATGATTTTTTATATGGCTCCATAAATT CTGGAGTAGATTACTGGGAGGATGATAGTTATTATTCAGATGGG gaaattgaagaagatgatgttgaTCCTGACCAATTATCTTATGAG GAGCTGATTGCCCTTGGAGAGATGGTGGGAGTAGAGAACAAAGGATTATCAGAAGATGAAATTACTAAATATTTACGTCCACTTACATGCAACTCTACCTCCAATTTAATTATTGACAG GTGCGTAATATGTCAAGTGGAGTATGAAGTGGGAGAGAATCTAGTTAGCCTACAGTGTGATCATCTCTACCACAGTGAATGTATATCCAAATGGCTTCAAATTAACAAG ATTTGCCCGATTTGTAACAACGAGGTCTGTACAGCAACTTCCTCGAACGAAAAGAGCAGTGTATAG
- the LOC121767586 gene encoding protein OPAQUE10-like produces the protein MIESSPPAPSSSAESSFRELDEVFLQTQTRIWLGELLHTRLDEDLALPDLLQDGEILFQVSRVVWDFLMTKCMELRHLKHKYGPFASKKSSGRYRPYSNVDFFLKVCKILGLNGIDLFSPTDVVEKRNIRKVCICIRALSKKARSKQLSVPDFDMVTHSVTMPTDMVGVIRRSLESPQCTFSSSSSYGSHKGSITKLKKSNLFSPDIRDGDSSSSDESDEAESRYMGENSFSSPTNFDDANGVNSYLEDSHENSYVSGQYRTKNLVESDVKCKSDIDKDISCCSVSKKISYDGSSNVNGEERQTYNNGNADVSSVNLTPENDDPYMGDSSCIEVGENNYIANYLAFSDLMVHANDSNSVVGDGENNMFDFFLNVEPQGATTGERSFHNGSQRVYSDDEDMEVSSTTSMTSVLGRLLNLEFDNQYDVEDSLSSNVKSSASKELESRKLYKDAPVLSEEVESPISEHSKDDNAAENNVLRDVIIANEDTERPLFGEDNNKETNGAIILGSDEDTVEHGGSVCLEFSNKSKLVEDIAFQSINIQDAPPQIVSGDTNTHSSVLETVSARVQVDDRNTAQDSSAQNNISPTDENGDQGKREKVESDSQRPPTKHKGNPLLKTVVKGTAVAGVIFLLLHIRKTNANSAQERRQNPQTLKHNGQKPSSGKQQTRSVGKGVYPTEKLKL, from the exons ATGATTGAATCGTCGCCGCCGGCGCCGTCTTCGTCGGCGGAATCGAGCTTCCGGGAGTTGGATGAAGTCTTTTTGCAG ACTCAAACACGGATATGGCTGGGGGAGCTTCTGCATACGAGATTGGATGAGGATTTGGCTCTCCCTGATTTGCTTCAAGATGGAGAAATACT GTTTCAAGTTTCTAGAGTAGTGTGGGACTTTTTGATGACCAAATGTATGGAGCTCAGGCATTTGAAACATAAATATGGTCCATTTGCTTCTAAGAAGAGCAGTGGGAGGTACAGGCCTTACTCCAATGTTGATTTCTTTCTAAAG GTATGCAAAATTCTGGGATTGAATGGCATCGACCTTTTTTCACCAACTGATGTTGTGGAGAAAAGAAATATTCGAAAAGTATGCATTTGTATAAGAGCCCTTTCAAAAAAAGCAAGGTCTAAGCAACTAAGT GTCCCAGACTTCGACATGGTTACTCACTCAGTAACCATGCCAACTGATATGGTAGGGGTGATAAGAAGGAGCTTAGAGTCACCACAGTGCACCTTTTCGAGTTCATCCAGTTATGGTTCACATAAGGGCTCAATTACGAAGCTGAAAAAG AGCAACTTATTTTCACCGGACATCAGAGATGGTGATTCAAGTAGCTCAGATGAGTCAGATGAAGCAGAAAGCCGATACATGGGTGAAAATTCCTTTTCATCTCCAACCAATTTTGATGATGCCAATGGAGTGAATTCCTACCTAGAAGATTCACATGAAAATAGCTATGTATCTGGACAATATAGGACGAAAAATTTGGTGGAATCAGATGTCAAATGCAAATCTGACATCGACAAAGATATTTCTTGTTGCAGTGTTTCTAAGAAGATATCATATGATGGTAGTTCAAATGTAAATGGTGAAGAGAGACAAACCTACAACAATGGTAATGCGGATGTTTCAAGTGTGAACTTGACCCCTGAGAATGACGATCCTTACATGGGAGATTCTTCATGCATTGAGGTGGGAGAAAATAATTACATTGCCAATTATTTGGCATTTTCAGATTTAATGGTTCATGCAAATGATAGTAACTCTGTTGTTGGTGATGGAGAGAACAAtatgtttgatttttttctaaATGTCGAACCCCAAGGAGCTACTACGGGTGAGAGGAGTTTCCACAATGGATCACAAAGAGTGTATTCTGATGATGAAGATATGGAGGTTTCTTCCACAACTAGTATGACCTCTGTGTTGGGCCGGTTGCTCAACTTGGAGTTTGACAATCAATATGATGTGGAAGATTCATTGAGTTCGAATGTTAAATCTTCTGCATCCAAGGAACTTGAGTCTAGGAAACTCTATAAAGATGCACCTGTATTATCGGAAGAAGTCGAATCGCCCATTTCGGAGCACTCAAAAGATGACAACGCTGCTGAGAATAATGTCCTTAGGGATGTGATCATTGCAAATGAGGATACCGAGAGACCTCTTTTTGGTGAAGATAATAATAAAGAGACTAACGGGGCTATCATCCTTGGTTCAGATGAAGATACAGTAGAGCATGGAGGATCGGTCTGTTTAGAATTCTCAAACAAGAGTAAACTAGTTGAGGACATAGCTTTTCAATCTATAAACATCCAAGATGCTCCACCTCAGATTGTTTCTGGTGACACCAACACACATAGCTCTGTACTTGAAACTGTTTCAGCCCGTGTCCAAGTTGATGACAGGAACACAGCACAGGACTCGAGTGCCCAAAATAATATTTCTCCAACTGATGAAAACGGTGATCAG GGCAAAAGAGAAAAGGTTGAAAGTGATTCTCAACGGCCTCCGACGAAGCATAAGGGAAACCCATTGCTGAAAACAGTTGTGAAAGGCACAGCAGTTGCTGGTGTCATATTTCTCTTGCTACACATCAG AAAAACCAATGCGAACAGTGCACAAGAACGTCGACAGAATCCTCAGACGCTGAAGCATAACGGACAGAAGCCCTCATCCGGGAAGCAACAAACAAGAAGTGTAGGGAAAGGGGTATATCCAACAGAGAAGCTCAAGCTATGA
- the LOC121766517 gene encoding MACPF domain-containing protein At4g24290-like: MASNGGGGSSSSSNRKEIATRLRAAAEEAVQCIGLGYDLTLDLRLKYCKKQQRLIAIDDGQVRDIAIPGGTLVQNVPKSINCDKGDRVRFSPDVFSFQQMSEQFNQELSLSGKIPTGHFNAAFEFTGCWQKDAAFTKSLAFDGVFISLYSIALEKTQVALRDHVKQAVPSSWDPAALARFIEKFGTHIIVGVKMGGKDVVYLKQQYSSPLQPADVQKRLKDVADKRFADASGESSVNPEKAYGREMRETNERGIAFLDPSTPSFQSNQEEITFFWRRRGGSSERNMPHNKWCQTVQLEPEVISMSFIPIASLLSGIDGSGFLGHAINLYLRYKPPIEELYQFLEFQLPRQWAPVFGDVPLGPDRKQHGAASLQFSLMGPKLYVNTDEVDVGNKPVTGLRLYLEGKRSNCLAIHLQHLSSLPKSFQLHNESGGRNSNSVDRRYYEKVQWKSFSHVCSAPVESDDDLAIVTGAEFEVKESGLRNVLFLRLHFSRVSSATVVKKPEWDGSPVLAQKSGIISTLISSHFSSAQKAAPKPSDVNINSALYPDGPPMSTQTAKLLKFVDTMEMMRGPQDTPGYWVVSGARLVVEKGKISLRVKYSLLAVILPDEDALLHG, encoded by the exons ATGGCTAGTAATGGCGGAGGTgggagcagcagcagcagtaaTAGGAAGGAAATAGCAACGAGGCTgcgggcggcggcggaggaggcggtGCAGTGTATTGGCTTGGGATACGACTTGACTCTAGACCTCCGATTGAAGTACTGTAAGAAGCAGCAGCGGCTGATCGCCATCGACGACGGTCAGGTCAGAGACATCGCCATCCCCGGCGGCACCTTGGTGCAGAATGTGCCTAAGTCGATCAATTGTGATAAGGGCGACCGTGTGCGATTCAGCCCCGATGTTTTTTCGTTCCAGCAG ATGTCGGAACAGTTCAACCAGGAATTATCACTTTCAGGTAAAATTCCGACCGGCCATTTCAATGCGGCCTTTGAGTTCACTGGTTGTTGGCAGAAAGATGCTGCCTTCACGAAATCTCTTGCATTTGATGGGGTGTTTATTAGCCTCTATAGCATTGCATTAGAAAAGACCCAAGTAGCACTCCGAGATCATGTTAAACAAGCAGTGCCATCGTCTTGGGATCCTGCTGCTCTAGCAAG GTTCATTGAGAAGTTCGGGACCCATATCATTGTTGGTGTGAAGATGGGGGGGAAGGATGTTGTATATTTGAAGCAGCAATACTCATCGCCTCTTCAACCTGCTGACGTACAGAAAAGATTGAAGGATGTGGCAGACAAGAGGTTTGCTGATGCTAGTGGAGAATCTAGTGTGAATCCTGAGAAAGCTTATGGCAGGGAAATG CGTGAGACTAATGAAAGAGGAATTGCATTCTTGGATCCCAGTACACCAAGTTTCCAGTCTAACCAAGAG GAAATAACTTTTTTCTGGAGAAGGAGAGGTGGAAGCAGTGAAAGAAATATGCCTCATAACAAGTGGTGTCAGACGGTTCAGCTTGAGCCTGAAGTGATATCTATGTCTTTTATTCCAATTGCATCACTCTTGAGTGGAATTGATGGGAGTGGATTCCTTGGTCATGCTATCAATCTATACTTGCGAT ACAAGCCACCTATTGAAGAATTATATCAGTTCTTGGAATTCCAGCTCCCAAGGCAATGGGCACCTGTATTTGGTGATGTACCCCTTGGCCCTGATAGAAAGCAGCACGGCGCTGCTTCTTTGCAATTCAGTTTGATGGGTCCCAAGCTTTATGTCAACACTGATGAG GTGGATGTGGGAAATAAACCAGTAACCGGGTTGCGACTCTATTTAGAAGGAAAAAGAAGTAATTGCTTAGCAATCCATTTGCAACACCTCTCATCCTTGCCAAAAAGCTTCCAACTTCATAATGAGTCGGGTGGAAGGAATAGTAACTCTGTGGATCGCAGGTATTACGAGAAGGTCCAGTGGAAAAGTTTCTCACATGTATGCAGTGCACCCGTGGAGTCAGACGACGACCTTGCCATAGTGACTGGAGCAGAATTTGAAGTGAAGGAATCCGGCTTGAGAAACGTCCTATTCCTACGCCTCCACTTCTCCAGAGTTAGCAGCGCAACAGTGGTGAAGAAACCAGAGTGGGATGGCTCCCCTGTACTGGCTCAAAAGTCGGGAATTATATCAACTTTAATTAGCAGCCACTTCTCCAGTGCACAGAAAGCTGCACCGAAGCCATCGGATGTTAACATCAATTCAGCTCTATACCCCGATGGCCCTCCAATGTCTACACAAACCGCTAAACTTCTCAAGTTTGTTGACACGATGGAGATGATGAGGGGACCTCAGGACACGCCTGGGTACTGGGTGGTGTCGGGTGCCAGGCTTGTTGTTGAAAAGGGTAAAATATCGCTGCGAGTGAAGTACTCTCTGTTGGCCGTGATTTTGCCAGATGAAGATGCACTTTTGCATGGGTGA